From Bacillus pumilus, one genomic window encodes:
- the remB gene encoding extracellular matrix regulator RemB has protein sequence MYIHLGDDCVVSTREIVAIVDYKMRSSSVVEEFLQKQEEQIISLSQGTPKSIVVTTESVYYSPLSSSTLKKRASFVIEIEV, from the coding sequence TTGTATATTCATTTAGGTGATGATTGTGTTGTTTCTACACGAGAGATTGTCGCAATTGTTGATTACAAAATGAGGTCGTCTTCTGTTGTAGAAGAGTTTCTCCAAAAACAAGAAGAACAAATCATTTCGTTATCACAAGGAACACCCAAATCCATCGTCGTCACAACTGAATCTGTTTATTACTCTCCTCTTTCCTCAAGCACGCTCAAAAAACGTGCTTCATTTGTGATTGAAATTGAAGTCTAA